cccctaggggaatttgccttgcacagagaggtaaaaaaattcaaacaaacatttacaggacagcacacaagaacacataaaaacacactaaagcatcacatgattcaaCTGAGGGATTTCAGCAAGTTCAATAGAGTGCAGAGTTCGTCCTGTATAATCAGctcttattaagcagctgaatactgcgcggtacaaaggatgtaatgcctcttttagtcctcatcctgggcagtctgtacctgcgccctgaattcaagagttcatactctgaccaaagggggtgcagagggtcagctgtGATCTTGATGGCTAAATTCAGTGTGTAAccggtctgtcaggaaagaaatgctgtacacttgcttcccagttatcttgctgcctagtttaacaaccttgtccagtttgttcctattttgaaaataaaacagaactaaaTTGAGGttgccccctttttttccccagagaaAGGCAGAAGTGCAGCTTCTTACCATGCAGGTATCCCACCGGAGCCTCTGACTTTGAAACCCTTTTTCAATTCAGACAATAACAGCTATAAGAAGAAGTCagcagacagaaaatgtatcGGAAACCATTTTGACAATCATTAATAGTTTCAGTTGTTTGTTACGCAAAAAAATgtggatcatttaaaaaaaaaaaaaaaagtgctaccTACTCCCTTGTTTTCACTACTGTGCAAAGACATCATAATATGTATATTGCATTTTGATATTTAATCTCTTTTTCCGAAGATCCTTGTGTGGAAAGAGCTGGACTATGGCAACATGGCGGAGAGTGAAAAGCAGATGCTGGTGTCCGAGGTGAACCTCTTGCGGGAACTCAAGCACCCAAACATAGTGAGGTACCACGACCGCATTATAGACCGGAGTAACGCCACACTGTACATCGTCATGGAGTACTGCGAGGGGGGCGACCTTTCCAGTCTCATCACTCGATGCATCAAGGAAAGGTGACTATCTGATTCTTGGTGTTTGAATACTTAGTGTACTTTAGGTTGCTGTGCCTGCCTTCTGTCTACATTTGAGATTTTGTACCTGCTGAAATGTAATTGTTGTGTTACTCTGGCAGGCGTTATTTGGAGGAGCAGTTCATCCTGCGAGTCATGGCGCAGCTCACGTTAGCCCTGAAGGAGTGCCACAGACGCAGTGACGGCAGTGCCACAGTCCTTCACCGAGACTTGAAACCAGCCAACATCTTTCTCGACATCAAGCAGAATGTAAAGCTAGGGGACTTTGGCCTAGCAAGGATCCTGAACCATGACACCAGTTTTGCAAGAACATTTGTTGGGACACCTTACTACATGTCTCCAGTGAGTTCTTTTAATCCGGCTTAGTCCAATGTTTTGCtctcaaattaaaaagaatTTGCAGACTGTTTAGAGCATTTAGTCTGAAGTCTGAGCCTCCTGGATACAGCCTAATTAactatatttgtgttttttctatcAGGAACAAGTAAACCGGATGTCATACAACGAGAAGTCAGATATTTGGTCACTGGGGTGTTTGCTGTATGAACTCTGTGCTTTATCGTAAGTTTTCTAACTCCTCTGCGTGTGTTTACCCAGCAGCAGGTTCGACAACTTTTGAATCTGAACATTTCTCCTGGTTTTCCCCTGTTTAGCCCTCCGTTCACTGCTTACAACCAAAGAGAGCTGACAGAGAAGATCAGAGAAGGGAAGTACAGAAGAATCCCATACCGCTACTCTGAGGAACTAAACACCTTACTCAGCAAAATGCTCAACTTGAAGGTTAGAAGTGAATAATTTAACAACCAGATGATCATGATGAAACCAGCCAGTTTGTTTATGACTTGATGTAGGGGAGGGTTCATAGATCTGTATTTGTCTGTAACCAGGACTATCTGAGGCCCTCTGTGGAGTCAATCCTACAGAGCAGCCTGTTGGCTGAGGCGGTCtctgaggagctgaggagggcaCAGGCAAGGCTTCGAAGGAGGTCAGCGGAGTCTGACTGTCCCCCTCAAAAGCAGGCTGAATCCGCCACTGCAGCAGAACTCCGACTCCGGGAGCAGGCGCTGCAGGACAAAGAGAAGGCCCTCAAGGAACGAGAGGAGAGGCTTGAGAGTATGACAATTTGTTCTACTTCCATTTGTGCCACACTGATCCCCTTCTGGTCAAAGTTTTAATCTTACTGTGGAATTGTCGCGTTACAGTAACTCCTGCTGGCTCCTCTTCATTCTTTTCCCAATCTTCCGAACCCTCTGTCTATCATCGTCTGATAGATCATAAATGCCTCTGGCAATGCACATGAATGTCTCAGTAATTTGTCTCAGTAATTTCATGGAAGCCAGAGATTGTGTTAAACAACTTTCAGGCAGAACTTCTTTTTATGTGTGCCTCTTGTAAACCTTGTCAATGCTTTGTCCAGAACATCTCTGAGAAGCGCCCGTCCATCTGTTGAGTCTCCGTTAAACAGTAGAATGTATACGCTGCAGCTTCACTCTGAATCACTTCAGCAGCATGAACCCGAAAAGGAAACTCATTTAAATGTGATGTACTTGCAATTTAGGGGAATTAAGTTGGCCTTGATgcccattttttaaaagtaacaaGCGAGCGTTGTCAGGTCTGTCtacaagaagagaagaaaaaaaaaaaaaaaatgatttgtgtgTTGAATGGAAGTCGGTTGGATCATTTCTAAATCTAAATGCTGATTGGCTTTCCCAAAAGCATCGAGCAGATTTATGGCACAAGTTTAAATGTTAGATCTTTAATGGATTGTTAGCTTCACTGTTGTGCACATATTCCTCTACAGACACATAAATCATAATAAGATTACCGTCGATGGGAACTGGTTTGTCATTAGCGTGTATAATGTTCCGCCTGTTTATTGTTGTCCGGACTGTTTTACACTGCTGATACGTAGTTGGTCAATACAGCTCGGACTACAGATGTTctacaaacagaaaattaaaaacccCTGTGTATAGATTCTACATTTCTATACAGTATAGAATCTACACATGGAGATTAGGATTTTCCCAACCTGCAAAATGAATGACATCTGCTTTTATAAAAGATGAATAGCTGGATTCTGAATCCATTGTTTTCTTAATGGAAACATTTCATACCTCGCTCTTCAGGTGTAAATAGTAAAGCATGATTCTTTATGAAAGTGGCTGTGTTACTCTGACAAACCATCCTCTCACTCTAAATCCTCCACAGATAAACTTGTTTGGCCTGAACAGGTTTGTTCCACCTGCTAGTGCCGAAGGTGTCACAGCTGAATGTTTACCTGCTTTTACTCTCTTAAACAACTGCTTCCACCCCTCATGATTGACATtgaataacataacaataaaataatgaatacaacTGTTAGGCAGACTGGACAAATGAATGCTGTAGAattcaaaatgaatgtttttttttttttttttttttgtcctttcatggcagaaagagagcaagagctTTGTGTTCGTGAGCGCCTGTCCATTGAGAAGCTGGCAAGGTAAAACTTTTTTATAGAAGGCTCAAAATGGAACCgttttactcatttattttaaatcagcaATCTTTTCTGCTTCTGCCATTGTATTGAACGGTGGATGTGAACTCTTTAATTCTAATGTTTCAGGGCAGAGAGTTTAATAAAGAATCACAACCGTCTGCAGCAGAGGGACCTGGACCTGTTCTATGGCAAAAAAATTGGTAGGGACCTGCCTGAAGACCTCTGGATTTAATGAACTGAGCtgtgtttcaatgtttttatttgttcatgcTTTTACCTAGATGACTAATATTCAGtgtatttattactttttaattcatttaaatactgtttttatactctaataaagtattatttatgacctgttttgatttagaaaaataaTTCAGTTCATATTACACACTGTACATTctgatctttgtttttcaattccATTCAAACTTGTTTTAGACACAGgctacagatttaaaaaactgcATACAAAAACACTGTAAGATACCATGTGTGACTCACTGTCATTCTTGGTCCTAGATGTGGAGTCCCCCAGCAAGAGGAAGGTCCACTTTGCAGGTGAAACCAAAGAGAACCAGCAGCCTGATGGTCATCGCAGCGAGCTGATTCTAAGGAGGCTGCAGGTGGCAAATCTGCGGCCTCAAACACTGAACGATGTAGAGAAAACCTGTCAGTTCAAAAGCAGACAGATACTCGGCATCCGCTGATCATACGGCCATCACTGTCCAACATTTAACTGAAGGTCAAAGAGTCATAATAACTGGATGTAAAAtaagctttatttataaaaaaaaaagtagtttcagAAGCTGAGGCTGTAGAGATGCAAACATCTGTCATTATTGCAGGCTTTGAAGTTGTTGTGATTGTAAATATACTGTGTGTtcttgctaaaaaaaataagtaattttCTTTCATGTACTGCTTTAATATACACTTACCGGACCGATTTACTGATGATTTTAATTAGTAGGAATATTACCGTACTACTCCTGCACCTTGACATTCACAATAGGTATCTTTTtcacaagagaaaagaaaaataacatgcaTATATTTATGTACCATATATGAATAGTTTAAAAGAATATGCATACTTTCAGAGTTTGGGgtaatgtttcatattaaaaagttattcaaacattttgtctgCTATTTGTTATAGGGATTATAGAGAAGTATTTCTGCTGTGTATAAATCAAGAAAGTATTTGGTTTTTGACGTTTATTATGATTATACATCGATTGAACGCCAGTTACATCAAGACAGATTGTGCCCACAAGGGGTCATCACTTTCCCATGAAAGGCCAGCTGCTGAATGTATAATAGGATGCTTCTGCCTGTGATAACAGTCAACGAAGCATCGAGGCTTCACACTTTGACGTCTTTTGTTCTTCAGACAGAGTATATTATGAAGACAGAAGCTTAATATATCTTGTATTTCAATGAAAGGCATCGAGTTTATATTTCACAAGATGATAGGGaaaaagaggggaagaaacagagATGTGTAACAATTAAAGTCTTACTACTAATATTTGACCAAATATGTAGGCTGCTTCTGGTTGAATTCCAACTCACACTGATCATTAAAGCCAGTAATTAGTCACTTGAAACAAGTGTTAATGCATGGATTTTAGGCAGACACTTACAAAGCTTTTGTCTGTTGATTGTATTAACATTCAAGAGGCAATCACTTCAAAGCGCTGAGTGTAAAATATCTGCGTCAAAAAGGTGTATTTTTCTACCGATACTGAAGACTGATGCGTTATCGCGAGACTTCAGTTGCCGTTAGCGTGCGTAGCAACCACTGTTGTCTCGATGCTTTGCCCCGCCTTCTTTGCGAGAATTACTGAAGGTGACCAATCAAATTCCACAATGAGCCTGCTCCGCCAATAgaaatcgtgtgtgtgtgtgtgtagggggggagggggatgtCCCTTACGGTGCCGTGTTTCGTGTGGAAAGTTTACCGGCTCGGGTGCAAAGTTTCAGCCGTCTGCAAAGCGAGGGTTCGTCGGCTAACGTTTTCTGGACTATGCTGGTGACGACAACGGTTTTTATTTCCACGTAACAAGAAGCGTTTCATCTGATAAATATCACCATCAGTGGGGTGGGTTTTCTCCGGTAATAGCCGAGTGATGCCGGGGTTGCTTGGACAACAGCAGTGAATGAAGACGCTGATAGCATTTGCTCGTATTGTTTTCAGGAAGCCAGCTAGCTCAACGTAAATCGTTAGCTCGGAGTATTGAACCGGCGAGCTAGCCTGATAGAAAacagggaaacaaaaaaaaaaaaaaaatcgaaattTCACTCGacgaaggaaaaaaataaaataaaaaaatggcttGTGAGCCTAATCGTGCCCGGCTTATGTGCATGCTCTCATTGACTTTTGGGTTTTTTATTGTGGAAGTGGTGGTCAGTCGGATGACTTCATCCCTGTCGATGCTGTCGGACTCCTTTCACATGCTGTCGGACGTCATCGCCTTGGTGGTGGCTCTGGTCGCGGTGCGATTCGCCGAGAAGACCCAGGCGACCAACAAAAACACCTTCGGGTGGATCCGGGCGGAGGTGATGGGGGCTCTGGTGAACGCGGTGTTCCTCACGGCGCTGTGCTTCACCATCGTGCTGGAGGCGGTGGAGCGCTTCACCGAGCCCCACGAGATCGAGAGCCCGCTGGTGGTCGCCGGGGTCGGCGCCGCGGGGCTGCTGGTCAACCTGCTCGGACTCTGCTTGTTCCACGGACACgcgggaggaggaggcggaggccACGGACACTCGCACGGAGGTCACGGACACTCGCATGGAAACAAGAACAAGCGGGTGAAAAACAAGAAGGCTGGAAACGGGTCTACACTGGAGGAGACCAACAACCTGGTGGGAAATCACAGCAGCCCCGGGGAGGCGAGACAGAGAAATGGTCAGTGTTTAAAAGTTGGTTATGAAATTATGTACTACAGGCTAATAGCATGTGTCCCACATTCAACCTAAAAGCATGTGCTAGACCTTATCTCCATTGTTAGCAGTCCAGATTGCGTAACAGTACACATGCGTCTTCAAAGCACCCTAAGGACACACTGCCTGAGTGACTAATCCTTATTGTTTCTTCTGTGACAGAAGACATTCAGAcagctgttttgttgttatCAGACATTTGtttggggggggaggagggggggttatTCTATCCTTGGAAACATGGCCATCTCCAGTGACACTGGTGAAGTTTCACATTTCAGCTATGTAAATATAAAAGCGCCTGTCAGACTCAGCCTAGAAacgtcctgttttttttttttggttttttttgggcAAGTCCAAACATGTTTTGGGAGTCTAATCTATCAGAATTCCTGCAGCTTTCATGCAGTACTCACACCACTCATAAAGTGTATCAAATAGTATGTGACACTACCATATCTTGGGTGTCTGGTTCCtaaacaacacatacacacacatatctgtCTTTTCTGTTAAGTTGCAGTTAAGACGGTGGTTGGATTCCTGGTTGTTGACGTTAAAGCAATTAAAACGCCACCAAAAAAAGCTTCTGTGGGcttgctggtggtggtggtcatTCTGTCACTGCCTATCCTCCTCCCTAACTGTAGGAGAAAACCGTACagaagacacccccccccccccccccccccagcacgGTCGGGCCTGAGCAGTTTCAATAAAATGGAGGCTATTTCCTCGTCCTCTGTGCACTGATGGCTGTTACTGGGTCATACATCAGTGTAGCAGTGGACTCAACAGCCCCAGTCACACCATTAGCCAGTGATGAATGACTCCGCAACAGCATCCTGGGATAGAAACAAGCAGCCGTTGCCCAGGTGCCTTTCCCTCAGAGCTGTGTATGCAACACTGTATGCAACTACGAATGAAGTTTGCTTCAGGGGAATCACTGCAGATTGTCTGTAGCGTTCAGGATCCCCGTGCTGGTAGTTTTGCCTTCATGTAATTCTGCACAGCAGTCCTAAAGTGTTTACGTTTGTTTCTCAGGTCAGTTAAAGCACAGACTCAGtcctatgggggggggggttgtcctGATAACATTACAGCTTTAGTTCTCGCCTCTTTGTTTTCGTCTCAAAAGTGCTTTGTTCTTCGACCCTAAATTATGTAACCTCACAATCTATCAACTGGCTGCCACTGATAGCACCATCTTGAAATCACCTTGCAGTGAGATACAccttttaaagctttgttttcCTCCCTCTATGAGTCTATTGTTTTTgtatatgtattttaatgtacaaCTTTTCCCCCAAATTATTCAACTAAACTCCGTGTTTTTATCTTCAGAAATCAGCCGTAAAGCCAACACAGAGGCGCAGATGAATGGCAACACCCACTATGAGGAGATGGACCCTGACCTTGAACACGACTCATCGCAGCTCAATATGCGCGGGGTCTTCCTGCATGTGTTGGGTGACGCCCTGGGCTCTGTTATTGTGGTCATCAATTCCTTGATATTTACCTTTGTGTGGAGGCCCTGCCAAGCAGATGAAACATGCATTAACCCATGTATCAACAGCCACACCACAGATCACCAGCATGTCAATCACACGCTGGTGGACCTGCTGGAAGGTCCCACTCTGTCACCCATGACGATGGCGGGCCCCTGCTGGGTTCTCTACCTGGACCCCACGCTCTGCATCATCATGGTGTGCATCCTGTTGTACACCACCTACCCGCTGCTGAAAGAGTCGGCCCTCATCCTGCTGCAGACTGTGCCTAAGCAGATCAACATGCACCGCCTCAACGAGCGGCTACTAAATCTGGAAGGCGTCCTCGCCATCCACGATCTGCACATATGGCAGCTGGCCGGCAGTCGCATCATAGCAACAGCGCACATCAAGTGCCACGACCCCACATCCTACATGGAGGTGGCCAAGCGCATCAAGGACTTCTTTCACGACGAGGGCATCCATGCCACAACCATTCAGCCCGAGTTCGTCACGTTCAGCTCAGAGTCTCGTGACTCCCTGTGTGAGCTCTCCTGTCGGACTCAGTGCGCTCCCAAGCTGTGCTGCGGCTCTGTGGACAAACAGAACGCAGGTGGTGACAGGAAGGCCGGCACTGACTGTAAGGCTGCGTCCTCAGCTCTGGAGGTTATCAACGAGACCCCGGAGCCGGCTCTCGCCGTTCAGGTGCGTCCTCACTCAGAGGACGCAGCCTCAGAGGCTGAGGTCATGATTGCCAGGGAAGTGGAGTCATCTCTGTGAGatgggagagatggagagaaacagaggagaagCTGGAAAACCATCACATCAAGCTAATTCCTCATTGTCATTGGTGCTGTTGTCTTTTTAATCTGTGCCTCTGTCACAGAAATACTTTCCTCAGCCTTTTATTCTCTGTCATTGCCTCCAGTTTTGGGTAAAATTCATCCCAAAAACACTCTATGTTCATGCATTTATACCCTTACTTTCCAGATATATCCTTCTGTTTACCTATTttcacctccccctccctcccagcctctcctctgctgctcggcccctctctttttgtctgttgCCCAGGCAGTGTGGTGGCCATGCATGTTGGGGTTCACTGACCTTATCTCCTCCAGGACCGGAGTGAGGCCTGCATGAGTGTCCCTCATTAGCACCGTGTTGTGATGTGTCATCTTGTCCCATGGTGTTTCTGTGCCAAAGCTTCTCACTGCAGGACTGAAAGGATTCGAGAGAAGTCCTCCTCCCCTccaaaaggacacacacacacaacaaaatgcAAGTCAGAGCACACATCACTAGGTTATTTTGTTTAGCCTACGGACCTGTTTGCAACGAGTctaccttttttgtttttagcgtAGGCTTTAAGCAGATCTATTTTCTTACTCTCTGGCCCAAAATTGAAGAGTATTATATTGCATACTAATTTAAGTCTTTAAGTTATTAGAAATG
The Labrus mixtus chromosome 12, fLabMix1.1, whole genome shotgun sequence genome window above contains:
- the nek2 gene encoding serine/threonine-protein kinase Nek2, which encodes MPSRVEDYEVLYTIGSGSYGRCQKIRRKSDEKILVWKELDYGNMAESEKQMLVSEVNLLRELKHPNIVRYHDRIIDRSNATLYIVMEYCEGGDLSSLITRCIKERRYLEEQFILRVMAQLTLALKECHRRSDGSATVLHRDLKPANIFLDIKQNVKLGDFGLARILNHDTSFARTFVGTPYYMSPEQVNRMSYNEKSDIWSLGCLLYELCALSPPFTAYNQRELTEKIREGKYRRIPYRYSEELNTLLSKMLNLKDYLRPSVESILQSSLLAEAVSEELRRAQARLRRRSAESDCPPQKQAESATAAELRLREQALQDKEKALKEREERLEKREQELCVRERLSIEKLARAESLIKNHNRLQQRDLDLFYGKKIDVESPSKRKVHFAGETKENQQPDGHRSELILRRLQVANLRPQTLNDVEKTCQFKSRQILGIR
- the slc30a1a gene encoding zinc transporter 1a, with product MACEPNRARLMCMLSLTFGFFIVEVVVSRMTSSLSMLSDSFHMLSDVIALVVALVAVRFAEKTQATNKNTFGWIRAEVMGALVNAVFLTALCFTIVLEAVERFTEPHEIESPLVVAGVGAAGLLVNLLGLCLFHGHAGGGGGGHGHSHGGHGHSHGNKNKRVKNKKAGNGSTLEETNNLVGNHSSPGEARQRNEISRKANTEAQMNGNTHYEEMDPDLEHDSSQLNMRGVFLHVLGDALGSVIVVINSLIFTFVWRPCQADETCINPCINSHTTDHQHVNHTLVDLLEGPTLSPMTMAGPCWVLYLDPTLCIIMVCILLYTTYPLLKESALILLQTVPKQINMHRLNERLLNLEGVLAIHDLHIWQLAGSRIIATAHIKCHDPTSYMEVAKRIKDFFHDEGIHATTIQPEFVTFSSESRDSLCELSCRTQCAPKLCCGSVDKQNAGGDRKAGTDCKAASSALEVINETPEPALAVQVRPHSEDAASEAEVMIAREVESSL